A region of Caretta caretta isolate rCarCar2 chromosome 26, rCarCar1.hap1, whole genome shotgun sequence DNA encodes the following proteins:
- the PRNP gene encoding major prion protein isoform X1 produces the protein MTLDLMQDLLLSGLITMGRYQITCWVVILFVVMWSDVSLSKKGKSKGGGGGNTGGNRYPSNPGYPQNPSYPRNPSYPHNPGYPSNPGYPRNPSYPHNPGYPPNPAYPPNPGYPPNPAYPPNPGYPPNPGYPRNPSYPHNPGYPSNPGGGGTSFKNQKPWKPDKSKTNMKAVAGAAAAGAVVGGLGGYALGSAMSGMHMNFDHPDERLWWNENSNRYPNRVYYKQYDDHSVPEGRFVRDCVNITVTQYNIDPTENQNVTQVEVKVMTHVIQEMCTQQYQQYQLASGVHLLLSDPSLMLIIMLVIFFVMH, from the exons ATGACCCTAGACCTCATGCAAGACCTCCTTCTCTCTGG ACTAATCACCATGGGGAGGTACCAGATAACCTGCTGGGTAGTCATCCTTTTTGTTGTGATGTGGAGCGACGTTTCCCTTTCCAAAAAAGGAAAGAGTAAAGGTGGAGGCGGTGGGAACACAGGAGGCAACCGCTATCCCAGCAACCCTGGCTACCCCCAAAATCCTAGCTATCCCAGAAACCCTAGCTACCCCCATAATCCCGGCTACCCCTCCAATCCCGGCTATCCCAGAAACCCTAGCTACCCCCATAATCCCGGCTACCCTCCTAATCCCGCCTACCCCCCCAATCCCGGCTACCCTCCTAATCCTGCCTACCCCCCCAATCCCGGCTACCCCCCCAATCCCGGCTACCCCAGGAACCCTAGCTACCCCCACAATCCCGGCTACCCCAGCAACCCTGGTGGTGGCGGAACAAGCTTCAAAAACCAGAAGCCCTGGAAGCCTGATAAATCCAAAACCAACATGAAAGCTGTGGCAGGAGCGGCAGCGGCAGGTGCCGTGGTGGGCGGCCTAGGCGGCTACGCCCTGGGAAGTGCAATGTCAGGAATGCACATGAATTTCGACCATCCTGACGAGCGGCTGTGGTGGAATGAAAACTCCAATCGCTATCCCAACAGAGTGTACTACAAGCAATACGACGACCACTCCGTGCCAGAGGGAAGGTTTGTGCGGGATTGTGTGAATATCACAGTGACCCAATACAACATTGatcccactgaaaatcaaaatGTGACCCAGGTAGAAGTTAAAGTCATGACGCACGTGATACAGGAGATGTGCACACAGCAATATCAGCAGTACCAGCTGGCCTCTGGTGTCCATCTGCTCCTCTCTGACCCATCGCTCATGCTGATCATCATGCTTGTCATTTTTTTTGTAATGCATTAA
- the PRNP gene encoding major prion protein isoform X2 — translation MGRYQITCWVVILFVVMWSDVSLSKKGKSKGGGGGNTGGNRYPSNPGYPQNPSYPRNPSYPHNPGYPSNPGYPRNPSYPHNPGYPPNPAYPPNPGYPPNPAYPPNPGYPPNPGYPRNPSYPHNPGYPSNPGGGGTSFKNQKPWKPDKSKTNMKAVAGAAAAGAVVGGLGGYALGSAMSGMHMNFDHPDERLWWNENSNRYPNRVYYKQYDDHSVPEGRFVRDCVNITVTQYNIDPTENQNVTQVEVKVMTHVIQEMCTQQYQQYQLASGVHLLLSDPSLMLIIMLVIFFVMH, via the coding sequence ATGGGGAGGTACCAGATAACCTGCTGGGTAGTCATCCTTTTTGTTGTGATGTGGAGCGACGTTTCCCTTTCCAAAAAAGGAAAGAGTAAAGGTGGAGGCGGTGGGAACACAGGAGGCAACCGCTATCCCAGCAACCCTGGCTACCCCCAAAATCCTAGCTATCCCAGAAACCCTAGCTACCCCCATAATCCCGGCTACCCCTCCAATCCCGGCTATCCCAGAAACCCTAGCTACCCCCATAATCCCGGCTACCCTCCTAATCCCGCCTACCCCCCCAATCCCGGCTACCCTCCTAATCCTGCCTACCCCCCCAATCCCGGCTACCCCCCCAATCCCGGCTACCCCAGGAACCCTAGCTACCCCCACAATCCCGGCTACCCCAGCAACCCTGGTGGTGGCGGAACAAGCTTCAAAAACCAGAAGCCCTGGAAGCCTGATAAATCCAAAACCAACATGAAAGCTGTGGCAGGAGCGGCAGCGGCAGGTGCCGTGGTGGGCGGCCTAGGCGGCTACGCCCTGGGAAGTGCAATGTCAGGAATGCACATGAATTTCGACCATCCTGACGAGCGGCTGTGGTGGAATGAAAACTCCAATCGCTATCCCAACAGAGTGTACTACAAGCAATACGACGACCACTCCGTGCCAGAGGGAAGGTTTGTGCGGGATTGTGTGAATATCACAGTGACCCAATACAACATTGatcccactgaaaatcaaaatGTGACCCAGGTAGAAGTTAAAGTCATGACGCACGTGATACAGGAGATGTGCACACAGCAATATCAGCAGTACCAGCTGGCCTCTGGTGTCCATCTGCTCCTCTCTGACCCATCGCTCATGCTGATCATCATGCTTGTCATTTTTTTTGTAATGCATTAA
- the PRND gene encoding prion-like protein doppel: MGRTRMVTCWMAMLLLVLYSDITLCRRGGSTSKKANQNKSPPPVNKPSPPSKKEPVKIPGTLCYTGQLLDIKLEPEDARYYTDNFKKFPDCVYYPRCFQSLEANATKDALVSECFNVTVSLTENKLGLSEGKNATSAYARVMWRVISHLCAMDFCCQPCSLALSIHGSFGRVAMLCLMSFISLTVQ; the protein is encoded by the coding sequence ATGGGAAGGACCCGGATGGTGACCTGCTGGATGGCTATGCTTTTGCTGGTGCTCTATAGCGATATCACCCTTTGCAGGAGGGGCGGCTCAACAAGTAAGAAAGCAAACCAGAATAAAAGTCCTCCCCCCGTTAATAAGCCCAGCCCGCCATCCAAAAAAGAGCCTGTGAAGATTCCAGGCACGCTCTGTTACACCGGCCAGTTGCTCGACATCAAACTAGAGCCCGAAGATGCCAGATATTACACCGACAACTTCAAAAAGTTCCCCGATTGCGTTTATTACCCTCGGTGCTTCCAGTCTCTAGAGGCGAACGCAACCAAGGACGCGTTGGTTAGCGAGTGCTTTAACGTTACGGTGAGTCTGACTGAAAACAAACTGGGCCTATCCGAAGGAAAGAATGCCACCAGTGCGTACGCCAGGGTCATGTGGCGAGTGATAAGCCACTTGTGTGCAATGGATTTCTGCTGCCAACCATGCAGCCTCGCTCTGTCCATCCACGGTTCCTTTGGTCGGGTAGCAATGCTTTGCCTCATGAGTTTTATTTCTCTTACCGTGCAATGA